A single genomic interval of Zingiber officinale cultivar Zhangliang chromosome 4A, Zo_v1.1, whole genome shotgun sequence harbors:
- the LOC121973593 gene encoding UPF0481 protein At3g47200-like → MFIRKYFFSNIEFTSDNETIHHIIHLFLSCIDPTTNNDNGNGNGNDNGNQSSTFGFLCNSKLVETVCVSLPSKLRSSLFSQQNAKIFIGRDAVPDLPWIPNATVCNEARINFKRKQKAKSFLDITFHKGKLEIPQIHIYYPTNSLLRNLIAYEQCSTDSKFRVTSYAVFMDYLIDTAADVELLQQHEIIISDLGDSQEIATLFSKLNTNLCYSSEDFYIADVIFAMKKHHDTRCNKWRARLNRDYFSSPWAAISLFGVLALFVLTVIQTTYTVLSYYPSH, encoded by the coding sequence ATGTTCATCCGAAAATATTTCTTCAGTAACATTGAATTTACCTCCGACAATGAGACTATTCACCACATAATTCATCTTTTTCTTTCTTGCATTGATCCGACAACAAACAATGACAATGGCAATGGCAATGGCAATGACAATGGCAACCAGTCCTCCACATTTGGCTTCCTCTGCAACTCTAAACTAGTTGAAACAGTATGCGTCTCGTTGCCATCAAAGCTGCGCTCCTCTTTGTTTTCGCAGCAGAACGCTAAGATATTCATTGGTCGAGATGCTGTCCCTGACTTACCATGGATTCCCAATGCTACAGTATGCAATGAAGCTAGAATTAACTTCAAAAGAAAACAGAAAGCTAAGAGTTTCCTGGACATTACATTTCATAAAGGCAAGTTGGAGATTCCCCAAATTCACATATACTACCCTACCAACTCGCTCTTGAGAAATCTTATCGCGTACGAGCAATGTTCAACTGATTCCAAGTTCCGTGTCACATCCTATGCGGTGTTTATGGACTACCTCATCGATACGGCAGCAGATGTCGAACTGCTTCAACAACATGAGATCATTATTAGCGATTTAGGGGACAGCCAAGAAATTGCTACTCTATTTAGCAAGCTTAACACGAATCTATGCTATAGCTCAGAAGATTTCTACATTGCGGACGTCATCTTTGCCATGAAGAAGCACCACGACACTAGATGCAACAAATGGCGCGCAAGGTTGAATCGCGATTACTTTAGTAGTCCTTGGGCAGCTATCTCATTATTTGGTGTTCTTGCCCTATTTGTTCTCACTGTGATACAAACCACGTATACTGTTCTGAGCTATTATCCGTCACACTAG